Part of the Archocentrus centrarchus isolate MPI-CPG fArcCen1 chromosome 4, fArcCen1, whole genome shotgun sequence genome is shown below.
catagtatacaggaacatctgtgcccaGTATGGCccggaagtcccgaggtcaaaatgggatatgcctccaagggtggttgagaatgatcAAACTAAGAttctgtgggacttccagatacacaGACAAACATGCTGGAAACAGTCCTTTAGTGCATTTAGCCGACGCCTTTATCCAAAGCGACTTACAATGATGATATAGTAAtacaaaaagccaaaacattaaaataaaaacattaaaagacttaaacattaaaaaacaatgcaacattaaaaatgaacgTCTATACACATCAGAAGTACTTGTCCTAGTTAGTGCAGGTGTTCTCTAaaaagctcagtttttaggagttTTTTAAAAACGGCAAGGGACTCCACTGCTCTGGTGGAGGTGGGCAGCTTGTTCCACCATCTGGGAGCTATGGAGCAGAACAGTCTGGATTCCTGAAAATTTTTAGCCATACTGATGTGAAAGAATtatgcagttgctgcagatttgatgGTTGCACAACCATTATCAGAATCTCCAGTTCTACCACAtacaaaggtgctctactggattaaGACCTGGTGACTGTGCTTCAAGTTTGgacgtgttgtgtgttcagagatgctcttctgcagaaCTCTGTTTTTAACAAGCGGTTATTTgagttaattcaattcaattcaattgtatttatatagcgccaaatcacaacaaacagtcacctcaaggtgctttgtattgtaggtaaagaccctacaataatacagagaaaacccaacagtcaaaacgaccccctatgagcagcacttggtgacagtgggaaggaaaaactcccttttaacaggaagaaacctccagcagaaccaggctcagggaggggcagtcatctgctgtgaccggttggggctgaggagagagagacaggacaaaagacacaccgtggaagagagccagagattaataatcactaatgattaaatgcagagtggggtataaacagagtaaaagaggtgaatgaaaagcaaCACTCACTGCATCATGGGAATGCCCCCAGCAGcttaggcctatagcagcacaaCTAGttagggatggttcagggtcacctgatccagccctaactataagctttatcaaaaaggaaagttttaagcctaatcttaaaaatagagagggtgtctgtctcctgaatccaaactgggagctggttccacagaagaggggcctgaaagctgaaggctctgcctcccattctactcttaagtatcctaggaaccacaagtaagccagcagtctgaaagcgAAGttctctgttggggtgatatggtactataaagtctttaagataagatggggcctgattattcaagactttgtatgtgaggagaaggattttaaattctattctagatttaacagggagccaatgaagcgaagccaatatgggagacatctgctctctctttctagtccctgtcagtactctagctgcagcattttggatcagctgaaggcttttcagggagctttcagGGCAACCTGATATTAATGatttacaatagtccagcctagaagtaataaatgcatgaactagtttttcaacTCTTGACTCTTGTGCTATCGTGCAacaaagcagtcctacatatttaacATGTTCACtgaaaatgactccaagattcctcacggtgttaatgccatccagagtaagcatCTAGTTAGACAcaatgtttctaaggtttgtagggccgagtacaataaaCTGCTTtacctgaatttagaagcaggaagttagaggtcatccaggccatCTGTAAGACATGCCTGTAGTTCAACTTCATTGGTAAATAAAGtttggtgtcatctgcatagcaatgcaAATGTAAGCAGTTTTCTCATAATACTGCTTAAGGGAAGCCTGTATAATATGAAATgtattggtcccagcacagaaccctgtggaacttcaTCACAGGTCCTTTATTACCAACAGCGTGTTCTATTCTCTATAGTAAAATATTGTGTTCAGCGGTATTGAAAGCTGCACTGACGTCTagcaagcacagagatgagtccactgtcagaggccataagaaggtCATTTGTAACCATCAGTAATGCTATTTCTGTGTCATGATGCACTCTTCaaacttcaaataaaccatttaaaGAGTTTCATTTAACAAACGGTTtgacaactactctttcaattAGCTAACACAGCTGGATCAAGTCAGggttttttaagtaatggtttaattaccaCTAACTTAAACCCCTGTGGTATGTAGCCTGTTCATAAAGGTAAAttaataatatttaacatttaagcattaattaatggtgaaATTTCTAAATAGTCTTACAGGAGTGGGGTCTAAAAGGCGCATTGACTTAGGGAAAGAAATTATTGAACTTAACtaagaaaaatcacaaaatctgataaaaaaaacaagtctgagaaatcaggtAGAAACTTTGAATGAGGGCCGGGAGAACGATAGATAACAACAACTAAAACTGTTCAAAatttttccaattagggtggacaaaaGTAAGAGTCaatctttcaaatgaattaaatattaaataaatgataataattaaataaatagtgATCTTTTTGTATTACTATTTTTATGTGATTTGAGTGTTTTAAAAAGTAGTATCATACTTCCCATCAACCCTCTGTCCCAAATACCCTTTCACAAATTCTCCTAAAGGAATTGTTGGCCTGCAGCATCAAGCCTGCCTGTTCAGCTGTGATGTCACTATACAGTATGTGAAGTCCTCGGTGCAAGCTGTGCTATACCAAGATCCAAGATTAGAAACGCCTCTGTCTCACCTACTGTGTCATAATGCCTTTCCTCTATCTGGATTTTCCCTTTCCAGTCTCAATCCCAATACATTACCTCATAAACCTATTTTGCTCCACTCTGGCAGGTTTGAGCAGAGCTTATATGTACTGTTCTGCAGACCTTTGCCTGCTTCCTACCAGCTGAGTTTAAGATCTCAATTaatttaacagctttttttttgtctttccaaCCAAGCTGCAGGACCCCATTGATTTGGATTTGGATATGATTCAGAACACTAGGAAAAGTGTTTGAAATGTTGGTACCTGGTAAGCAGCAATCTTGGAGATTACTGAGTAGTGCTAGGTGAGTATGTGTGTCATGGCAGAAAGGGGTAACTGATCCTCTTAGCAGCCTGGAATTGGCCTACTCTCAGGAAAGTGTCACTTCAGTTGGTCAGCCTAAGACTGCCAGGCAAGATTGTCTAGCCTTGTATCTCCTTCCTACAGCAACCTCCTACCTCTGCCCAACTGGCTGCGGGAGGACCTCTGACATAAAGACAATCAGCCCTTGCGAGCACATGACTCGGATCTTTCCTTGAAAGTATGCCAACGTATGCCTCAAGGCACAAGTTCAATCCAAGGTGCCACACCGCCTGTTTGTACAATTAGTGAGCCTCTGCTGGGCAGgacctcctgctgagagctgcCAGGCATACCTAACTATAGTCCAACAGAGCCCAACAAAAGACACAGACTTCACCACAAACACATCATAACATATGCTATAACCCTAACCTCTGTTGCTACCACATGCAGCttccttgattaaaaaaaaataaaaaaatgtagtgCTTGTGACCTTTTTTGGTTCTTTCTTCACCTTTTTAACTCTACACATTCCCTTcttgtctttctctttgtgcCTCCAGATGTTTCTCTACACATGTCACGCAGACAGTGACAGAGAGCTCTCGGGCCATATTCATTCCATCAATTCATTGAAAACAGATACAAGAGGAAGAGTTCATTTCTGTAGCGTAGCCCACATTATGGCAATCAATTAAAAAAGGGGCTGTTTTGAAAGCATGCATGGCATCTAATAGAGGAAAACTGTGCCATTGTCTCTAGAAACAGCTGGTTATAGAAGTAAAACCTGTGCCACAAAATTGCAAATGATATAATGAGAACACATACTTTTAGGTCTATTCTTTCTAAAGTCAGTGCTATGCTTTCCAAGAATGTACATACCTATGTCACGTTCATGGTTGCTGTGTGGAAAATCATGACTATGCAAGCgggaaaacacataaaaaacaaattgaGGAGCCTTAAGAGAAATTTGAACCGATTCAAATACAGTTACAGCAACTGTGGGCCTTGAACTTTCTGGAAAACAATTCAACTGTCAGTCCTAACCTCAAAACAGCCAAATTAATGGGGTCTGAGGATGGTGGTTAACAAAGGCAGATGTCTGCCACCCAAGTTGGCATCCAACATATGGTTACATCTCTTCTTCTTTAATTTGCTGAAGTCAAAAGACGGCTAAAAGCATTAAGCAGTAATGTTAGATGTCAGTTCTGATTATGACCGGGACAGCAGATTCCCAGTGTCCACCAAGTAATCCCTACATTTTTTGCAAGTTTACCAGATTTTACTACATGCTTTGCAGTCTTGTCATTTGAGGCCTCAAAAAGCCCAGAAGCAATTATCAGCCTGCAGAAATGATTCCTGCTTCATTAGCCCAACTTCATGTTCCCCCCATGACGGACGAAGGCTGTCTTTGCTGTCAGCACCCGAGTTGAGTTAAAGAGCACCAAATAATTTTCCTCAACGTGATGTTGGCAGTACACATTATTTATGCCTTTTCCCTGTAAGCCACAGTCAACATAATTCAGACAAATTACATGTTAATCATTCTCCTGATGGGAAAGCAACccaactgcttaaaaaaaaaaaaaaaaaagttaacactGAAAGTGGCTAAGCAAAGCAATAAAAAGAGCGACATAGCAGAAAATCTTCAAATATTTGGGCTGCAGTTAAAGGATGTTTATGAAGTTGGAATGAATTCTGTTGATAAGAAGGACCTTTGTTTGGCTCCTTAAAGgaatgcctgtttttttttcccattccaGTTAGCCCATTGGAATGTGCTTAATGCCATAAGAAGATGCTATAAAAAGAAAGCATGCAAGGAAGCTATGAACTCCTTTCACTCTGATGAAGAATCAAATTGATGAATGTAATGAGTTTGCTCTGTCTCCCTCTTAGAATGAGGTTCTTTTAAAAGATTACACATGCctagatttcttttttcaagcAAGGAAGTTTTTATATTAATTGATATCTAGTTTTTCTAACTTTGGTCAACATTTCAGTGACGTAGTGTAAATAACACTCAGCAATTCTTCAAAAAAGAACATTCAGTTCAAtgcaatgcaattttttttatgtagcaccaaatcacaataaagagtctcttcaaggtgctttatattgtaaggtaaaaaccctgcaaaatgacagcaaaaccccaacaatcaaaacgaccccgtatgatcaagcacttggtgacagtaggaaggaaaaactcccttttaacaggaagaaacctccagcagaaccaggctcagggaggggcagtcatctgctgtgaccagttggggctgaggggagagagacgggacaaaagacatgctgtggaagagagccagagattaataataactaatgattaaatgcagagtggggtataaacagagtgaaaagagatgaatgaaaaataaatactcagtgcatcatgggaacccctcagcagcctaggcctattgcagcacaactaagggagggttcaacatcacttgatccagccctaactataagattaattaaaaaggaaagtgctctattggggtgatatgaggtctttaagataagatgggatcTGAttgttcaagaccttgtatgtgaggagaaggatttttaattcaattctggGTTtgacagggagccaatgaagagaagccaatatgggaaaaatatgatcactctttctagtccctttcagtactctcactgcagcatatatatgtgtgtgtgtgtgtgtgtgtgtgtgtgtgtgtgtgtgtgtgtgtgtgagtgtgtgtgtgtgtgtgtgtgtatcacaaaagtgagtacacccctcacatttctgcagatatttaagtatatcttttcatgggacaacactgacaaatagacactttgacacaatgaaaagtagtctgtgtgcagcttatataacagtgtaaatttattctttcctcaaaataactcaatatacagccattaatgtctaaaccagcagcaacaaaagtgagtgcacccctaagagactacacccgtaaatgtacaaattgagcactgcttgtcatttcccctccaaaatgtcatgtaactcgttagtgttactaggtctcaggtgtgcatagggagcaggtgtgttcaattttgtattacagctctcacactctctcatactggtcactgaaagttccaacatggcaaagaactctctctcttaaaagatgaattgttgctctacatgaagactgttacataagctgcacacagactacttttcattgtgtcaaagtgtcatttttttcagtgctgtCCCACGAAaatatatacttaaatatatgcagacatgtgatgggtttactcacttttgtgatacactgtaaggaaatttgtgtttggttgattatttattttttataacaatgcttcttggcaataaatcttatactcttggaaaacctgtttattttaaCTTAAATGCCACATTTGAAAGGAACATGCATTTAtgagttgagcagcagagttgagtatgtgggttgcgcccatgaaaaacttgccaaatcttctctgtcagTGTAGACTAACTGCAGCACGCAGtcatgagcttgaaagtcagtcaAATCACTAAGTAACAGTGctgtcaacatgatttatgaataGCATGTAAAatggcagtttttaaatgaagtgATCTGCAGGTCATAATGTGGTCAGTGAGTGCAGTGCTTGCTGATGGTATAACTTGAATATGAAGACAGTGTATGTTGACAGAAATGAAATTCACTTCTTGAATCACTCATGGAAGAAGGagataaataaatcactgcagaacCTTTGGGCTCCACAAAACCTCAAATTATAAAGTACATTGTGCCAGTGTTACTGAGGATCGTCACTGACTTTGTGTTTCCAATTAATGATTTATGGCCTGAAATGTGCTGCATTGTGAAACCGTATCACAGAGGAATGTTGACTGGGACACTTTAAAGAAGTGATTAATAACGAGAGGATATCAGATTCCCCGAGgcagaggaagacagagaggCTGAAAGACAAAAGTGCAGATGCAAGACCAAGACAAGATCCTTGAATAAGACAAATAGTATCTCTTATTGCAGTTTGCTGCGACTGCAACAGAGACGAGTTGAACATATGGCTTAGGAAATGagatgtgcatgtttgtgcCAGCAGTTATCTGatttcattttatcattttattatacCCAAACTGTCCTGGGGCAAATTACAACATACTCTGCTCTGACTCTTGACTCTTGAAATCTGGAGGATCCAGTGAATGTCTGTTTACCTTTGCCACATGCTATTGTATATCTTTTGTATTTCACAATATCTAATCAAGCAAATTGTCATAAAACCCGAGAACAGCATATCAATttagtctgtttacatgttttatatGAGGACTGGTTTAGCCAACCAAACAATAACAATGCATCACAATGAACCCGGTCACCCCTtacaaacacaaaccagaagTTTTCTGTATCCATACAAAGTGGGCACAGTTTGCCAAGAGTGTATTTTTGCTGAATTAGTCTAAACTGTAACTTTAGTTAAATCAAACCCTGGACAGATGGGCAGACAATAAACAAGCCAAATGTTAGAAGGGGAATatttcagacagaaaaaaaatgcagaaagagaaaaaatgtcaaGTAATAAGAAAACTAATCTTACCTGGCGATGTGTTCTTTCTATTCTGGGGGGTGTTTCCTTACCTAGTGCTTGTTTTTTCATAATGCAGTCTCAACACTTTTTCTGCTTCTGTGGTGGAAATCACACAACGGCCGATACTTATTGCTTTATTTTCTCAGTGTGTACCCCCCTCTTGCATTTGTTATTGCAGAACAGAAGGATATGCTGAATGTAGAGGGGGCAGATGCTGAGCCTGCACAATCACaacattttctttctaataATCTGAAATCCTGTGAGGTCAATGACAGGGTGGAGGCATCCACGAGGGAAGGCACAAGGGGGTCTGGATACTGAGCAAAAGGGTCAGGTATGCAGTCTGGTCTGCACGTGCTTGGTAGCTGGCATGTGCATCCAATCTCTGCAGCTTTAGCAAGACCAGAACAGTAAAACAATACCTCTTTGGCTGCACCCACAGCTGAGCATGTGGTCTACAGAAAGATTATAtgcaaagaaattatttttctacGGTGTTAATATGGAGGCCACCTACACACCTGCCCAGAGgaatgttggggggggggggggggggggggggggggggggggggggggggcacaccaATGGTATTTACTCACATAAGATTTATGGGGATGTGGCTAGTGCAACAGAACAGTCAAGTTCCCAAACCCAGAGGTTTGGGGAGAGCTCACCTTGCTGCAGCTCTCTTACTGTTACCTGCAGAATGACaatgaaaattatttatattgATGAACACcccagaaaaataaagccaatagTTTCAATCTGCTCATATACTAAATTTGACTGTCCTTTGACAAGAGCTCCatatggaaaacaaaaacacctctCTTTTGTGGCCAGAACACTGTGAGCATGGAAGCGCACCAGCTGAACAGAACTCAGTAAAATATTTGAAAGGATTTCAAGAGTTGCATGTTTCCAGCGGCTCCCTCCTGAGACTGGATATAGCGGGCCCTCATATTGGGGCTCTCCGTTTACATTATTCATACGGAGGAGGGTGTGACttgttggctgttttttttttctgtctgtataaAACGAGAAGTTCGCgtaaaagaaaatacagatgGAGAAGGCTAGCCGGCTCGCTGTGTCACAGAGAGTCCCCTTAAGCCTACGTGACAACTCACATACTGTCCCTTTGTGACCAGCTTAATCGGCAGAATGCCCGGTGTCTGTATGCTTTGTCTCGCTGCCGCGCTGGCTGCATTTGCCCGACTCGCCGGCACGGTGGGGCCCGTGGTTCGATGTGAGCCGTGCGACGCCGGTGCGCTGCTGCAGTGCAAGCCGCTGCCGAAAGACTGCGTGGAGCGGGTGAGGGAGCCCGGCTGTGGCTGCTGCATGACGTGCGGACTCGGCGAGGGAGAATCGTGTGGAGTGTACACGGCGCGCTGCGGCTCCGGCTTGACCTGTCGGCACCAGCCCGGGGAGAGCAGACCCTTACAAGCTCTCCTGGAGGGACGAGGAGTGTGCTCGGGCCCCGCgtccaaaaaactgagcagcgTGCTCAAACAAGGTGGGAAGTGTTATTTTTCATTCTGAATGATTCttgttgcctgtgtgtgtttgtgcgcgcCCGAGTGTTATGCGTTGACTTTGACATGCGCCCTCCCCATAAGGGCGCTGCTCTTCGTTGACCAGGTCCGACAGTTCCCTCCTGGTGGAAATGTGGAATAAATGTGTCGTATTTATAGTGGGGGAGCTAAAGATGCGATGGCAGATCTgcttattaagaaaaaaagactcaaaaaaaagaaagatgcgAAAATGTTCTCTGGGCTGTTTtgcaaatcacaacaatgtgagagttGTGAGTTATGCGCAGTTATACGCTCGCCTGGGTTAAACAAATCCCATGGGCTCCTAAAAGTCTAACACCAGTCCTGACTTTATAAGTTAGAGGGTCTTACGTCAATTAATATTTCATACAcggtgacctttttttttttccatgtgcgCGCAGCGTTGGGACATCGTGcgtaaaatacaaaataaaacatgaggaATTTTCACATGACCATTTTGAATCTGCAGATTGCTCGTTTTAACAAAAGGACACCACCGCTCCTTCGCATTTTCTCCATAACGCACACATGAAAGCCTGGCGACCCACTTTGAACCAATAGCTGATATTTACATTCTGTAAGCATACAGCATTTAGCTGAGACCCAGTGCAGAGAGCATCCCTGTCTGCTGTAAAGTCCTTATGTTCCTCCAAATAAAGCTAATGGATTCTTGCACACAGCATGAAAGTATGTGCTTCCCTGGTCCAGGATGTGGGCTAACGCATCTAGGCTGTCTGGCAAACCagtgatagattttttttatttttttttttttttgggagggggggtgtTTTCTGAGTTCCCAAAGCAAGTATTCAAACACACAATCACAACCCATTAGCATCAAACACCAGCTTCATATTTCTTAACTACTATAACATTGAAAAGGATCCTGTGcatgctgttttatttaaatgtatggTTGCTGCTCCCACTAGTCAAGTGGCACACATGCCACCTTCATGTGAATACACATGGTTGTGTGTTTAGGCACACAACTGACGTCAGGTCTCCAAGAgcctatgtgtgtgttttctgcttcctggttgtttgGTTTGGCCACAGTAATGTGTGGTGTACAAGCACTCAACCGTCACAATGTCATATAAACATAAACGCACACAGATACACCATGCTTACGCTTTCACTCATATTACTTTTTACTTTCCAGTTTTACATCCAGTTTCTCACTATTTGCGTCCTCTGATTTATGACAAAACTTACATCACGTGGGAGCAAAGAGATCCGCAGAAAGTGAGAACAGCCAATAACAGCACTGAGACGGTATTGATCTGTTTCCCTCCCCATGTGCACTGCTGTAGAAGAGATCCAGAAAAGGAGGTGAAAAGGAGGAAAATGATCCTATGTACCCCTGTTGGTCAGAGTGTGTTGTTGCAGCCCAGCGGTTTCCACAGCCATAAGTCCCCAGATCCAGCacaggatctcctcccagacatTAACAAGCTCGCCTCCTCGCCACAGTTTGTGCTGTTTATCCCTGTGCCATTATACAAACAAATTGCGTAATGTGTTAATCTAAAACACCCCAGACTTCCTAGAAGGGTTATAAAAAAGTTTATATtgacaataaaaatgaatgctTGCAGGAATCTAAAACAGGGCGCAATATTTTTGTCCCTGTTTGAGGACGTTTACGGCCATTATTGAAGAgttcaggaaaaaaacatttggagGGCGCTTCAGGTTGAAGAGCACCTTCTGATTCTGTCTTTTTGCAGCACATGCTGTTGTTGACATCCAAGTTGTTGTTCTCAGTTCTTGTGAGCCTGGGAGACTGTGGAGCTCCACCACGGCACTAATTGATCAGGTGGTCACAGAGAAAGGGTGGGCTGCCAGCCTGCCTGCCCACACGAGCTACACCCCTACATGCCCGTCCGCCACCCTCACCGCAGCTCTTGAACACAAAATCTGCTTTGAGTTAACAgtttaaaactgtgtgtgtgtgtgtgtgtgtgtctgtgtgtgtgtgtgtgtcgctgcATGTGTGTTCCCATCATCTCTCTGCCTCTCCAGGACATCGTCTCTGGGATCAGTTAGCTCCTTCCACTGTGGCCTTGCGGTGGTGTGGTCGACCGGGTGGCACATGGGTGGTAGCTTGGTCCTCTCCTATTTCACTGAGGAACATCTTAAGCCCCCACCCGTACCAGTCAGATGGTCGCTGCACTGTTGTGTTTAATGATTTGACAGGAATCTTTGCCAGCACCACTTCCTATTAATATATCTGCTTGCTCATCGTCCACTTACCTGCCCCAACCTCCTCCCCACCttacatatgcacacatgcaaCATTTTCTTCTAAACATCCTTAAAATGTCTTGTTTACACTCTGTTCCTTTTTGTGACTCTATCTCTTGGCCTGCATACTGTGGAAATTTGTGGAAATGAAATTgtcatgtttctgtttattaCTTGGCTTCATTTCTGGCTCCAAACATCCCACAAGGCAATGAGCTAACTTTATTTTGTCTGCTTTTAACAGGCTCCTCATACACAGTCAAGAATTCTCTGCTGGATTGAGTGAGCACAAGCAAGCATTTTGTAGTCATTTCGTAATATAGTAATTTCTATGCAAAACAGAACAGCAATGACATGCTGTAAGCTGACTTTTGATTCTGAGGTTGCAGCTTAAGCTTCACATATGGTTCAGGAAAGGGATGATTGTATGAAGTTTCCATTAAGGATTTATGAAGCATTTTCAAGCCCCTGTTACACCAGGTTTGTCTTCTTACTACACTTGAGGCTTTTGAAACCTGGATTAGATTAACTACAGACATGACTGTTAAAAAGCAGTTTAAGAtttccaaaacatttttctatttgttaaagcaggaaaaaaacgACACTgtcctgttttttctttggagAGCCGAACACTGATAACATCACTGAAACCATCTCTGGTGTCTCTTCTTAATGTATTCCAGATATAACGAGTTTTTAAACTGACTTGAGACTTGTAACACAATGAATAACATTTTTCCCACAGCTATGGAATCCAGACAGACTAAATGTCATTATTTGTCTTTATCAAGCACCAATCAATATGTATGAAActaaaaaattgtaaaattgaGGCCTTTTCTTTGTCCATGTAGAAAATGCTGGAAATCAAGTAGAAGACTGTGCCAATGTCACCCAGACAGTGACGGTGTTACCTGGCGTGGTAACTGTGAAGGATGGGCAAAGTCGGGGCTCGATGGAAACTAGGCCTCCTTTGCACAACAGATTAATCCAGAAGAGTCAGAACAGGAAGACGCAGAGCTACAAGGTGGAAGAACTGTCTGGAGGAGCCAATATGGATGTACACAACTTCTCCCTGGAGAACAAGAGGGAGCATGAGTATGTAAGTCACGCCAAGAGACAATGATATTTTAGTTAAAAACTTTGAGGTTACtgctgatctgaaacatgtaaaatgCCCATAATTCTTTGGGAATTTTAGCCTTTGTTGAATAAGATAATGGAGAGAAGCCAGGACcaaggggaagacacacagtaaATAACCTCAGGGCAGATTCAAACCTGGGCTGCTACATTAGCCTTGTGGCATATGGGCCGCCTGCTCAACCCAGTAAGCTAAATCAGTACCCAAGTACCCATGACTTCTTAAGAACACAAATTCCTGGTGGTATTCAAACCACTCGCACATATGAGCCTGGGGTTTGACCCCAGAGGGACAACTATTTTTAGAGATTAGGCAAGTAGATTTTTTACTTTCGTTTGCTGTCACTGGTTGGTTAGGCACCAAAATGACAAATGCACATGATCCCTTAGAAACAGACCTGCTTGCTAACATTAACACTGCCTTGTACACTGCCCATCCTAATCATGACACACATTCCAGAGAAAGCAAGACAGAGTCTCATTGTTAGCTTCCATGGCTAATAGCTAGTTAATATAGCTAGAAAATAACTCACATGTTTGTACACAATATTTACCTTTgaagaaaaatgtgttaaattcaTAGTTGAAGCTGTCAATAGTGGCCCTTCAATGAGGAAACTGTGAATATCAAATCTCAGGAGAAATTTGGTCTTTTTTGCTAGCGAAATAAAAATGAGTTCTCTACCTATTTTGTAGCACTTACctttgacaaacaaacaaataataactATGAAACCAACAGCAGAAATGAAAGTAGCTTGCTATGTGaaagtctgcagctgagaggcTAAAAATTGTTAGCTTGCTAGGTTTTTAGTTATCTTTCTACCTTGTATGCTGTGGTTACTTagagaaattaaaatgtgaacTTTATAATGTTTGCCTTTCACTGGAAATGGCAAACACAAAGAGGTTCAAAGAAGAGAGTCTGTCACTAACAGCTTTATAACTGTTAGCTATCTGCTTTCTATGCAATAATTAT
Proteins encoded:
- the igfbp3 gene encoding insulin-like growth factor-binding protein 3, coding for MPGVCMLCLAAALAAFARLAGTVGPVVRCEPCDAGALLQCKPLPKDCVERVREPGCGCCMTCGLGEGESCGVYTARCGSGLTCRHQPGESRPLQALLEGRGVCSGPASKKLSSVLKQENAGNQVEDCANVTQTVTVLPGVVTVKDGQSRGSMETRPPLHNRLIQKSQNRKTQSYKVEELSGGANMDVHNFSLENKREHEYGPCRREMESILNSFKISNVLNPRGFRIPNCDRKGFYKKKQCRPSKGRRRGYCWCVDKYGQPLPGYDGRQWGEKQCYNLESK